Proteins encoded by one window of Enterococcus faecalis:
- a CDS encoding ABC transporter permease, with translation MSKVKNIVTIALETYKQKVVSKVFVIILLVLMVGTFLGMNYEGILKKEEPSKETILVVSNNQETVTMLKEVGKGTNLNFVDGGQKLSDAEKELKDRASKTILKIEKNSAGLYKVKIYYEGALQYNVSEQLQSLVTTVNQSIKLNQLNIDATQQQFLNESTRLSLESLAGNQDNSVQTLILVYIVGFILYIAVMLFSTMVAQDIAVEKSSRVMEILLTTITPVQHLIGKIVGIGLVGVTQAAAIFGAAYASYGIFGDSTGVFDFLSEGKNSQAIILAVICFVLGYLLYSVTAAILGSVVSSVQEVQQLMYILIIPLFIAMFMVMILATGLGSNQATIISSYIPYLSPIVMYARYMLGDASLNTFAVAMGINLVFTMILAFLGKSVYQGGVFIYSGDKLINVFKKAFKSGKYYVR, from the coding sequence GTGAGTAAAGTGAAAAATATAGTGACGATTGCTTTAGAAACATACAAACAAAAAGTCGTGTCAAAAGTGTTTGTTATTATACTGTTGGTTTTGATGGTAGGGACATTTTTGGGAATGAATTATGAAGGGATTCTAAAAAAAGAGGAACCAAGTAAAGAAACCATCCTTGTTGTTTCAAATAATCAAGAGACTGTTACTATGCTGAAAGAAGTTGGTAAAGGTACCAATCTGAACTTTGTTGACGGCGGTCAAAAGTTATCAGATGCTGAGAAAGAGCTGAAAGATAGAGCGAGTAAAACCATTTTGAAAATTGAAAAGAATAGCGCTGGTCTATACAAAGTAAAAATTTATTACGAAGGAGCTCTCCAATATAATGTGTCTGAACAATTACAAAGTCTTGTAACCACTGTAAATCAATCGATTAAATTAAATCAATTAAATATTGATGCGACGCAACAACAGTTTTTGAATGAAAGCACACGTTTATCCTTAGAATCTTTAGCTGGAAATCAAGATAATTCGGTTCAAACATTAATACTAGTTTATATTGTTGGCTTTATTCTCTACATTGCAGTTATGCTCTTTTCTACAATGGTTGCTCAAGACATTGCGGTGGAAAAGAGTTCAAGAGTTATGGAAATTTTACTCACAACAATTACACCAGTTCAGCATTTAATTGGTAAAATTGTTGGCATTGGGCTAGTTGGGGTAACGCAAGCAGCAGCAATTTTTGGGGCTGCGTATGCATCTTATGGAATTTTTGGAGATAGTACAGGAGTATTTGACTTTTTGAGTGAAGGCAAAAATAGTCAAGCAATCATCTTAGCTGTCATATGTTTCGTTTTAGGTTATTTGCTATATTCTGTTACGGCTGCTATTTTAGGTTCTGTTGTTTCCTCTGTTCAGGAAGTTCAACAGTTGATGTATATTTTGATTATTCCTTTATTTATTGCGATGTTTATGGTAATGATTCTTGCAACTGGATTAGGAAGTAACCAAGCGACTATCATTTCATCTTATATACCGTATCTATCACCGATAGTCATGTACGCACGTTATATGCTGGGGGATGCATCGTTAAATACTTTTGCAGTAGCGATGGGAATTAATCTGGTCTTTACTATGATTTTAGCGTTTCTAGGCAAAAGTGTTTATCAAGGGGGCGTATTTATTTATAGTGGAGATAAACTTATAAATGTTTTCAAAAAAGCGTTTAAATCTGGGAAATATTATGTTAGATGA
- a CDS encoding ABC transporter ATP-binding protein: MKKEENMSLEIKKLKKKMNEQEIIKGINLTIPEGEIYGFLGANGAGKTTIFRHILGIYSPDEGEITWQGRKVDRFDAKEVGYLPEERGLYPKRTVRQQLTFFGKLRKMKKKEIEKSILFWLDFFKIQKNVDRKISELSKGNQQKIQFIASIIHGPKLVILDEPFSGLDPINANQLKEAILFLKENSATIIFSSHQMANVEEICENICMMKKGEVLLEGNLKEIKDETDKRKVIVQADFDREILKQDFEIESYKEENGVISFYVKDECTAKKIQKFIFQSENIQQFRIEPISLNDIFLERVGE; this comes from the coding sequence ATGAAAAAGGAGGAAAATATGAGCTTAGAAATTAAAAAGTTGAAAAAGAAAATGAATGAGCAGGAAATTATTAAAGGAATCAATTTGACTATTCCAGAAGGCGAAATTTACGGCTTCTTAGGCGCAAACGGTGCAGGTAAAACTACTATTTTCCGCCATATTTTAGGCATCTACTCTCCTGATGAAGGGGAAATAACATGGCAGGGACGTAAAGTTGATCGCTTTGATGCTAAAGAGGTCGGTTATCTTCCAGAAGAGCGTGGCCTATATCCGAAAAGAACGGTGAGACAACAATTAACTTTCTTTGGGAAGCTCCGTAAAATGAAAAAGAAAGAAATTGAAAAAAGTATCCTCTTTTGGCTGGATTTTTTTAAGATACAAAAGAACGTAGATCGAAAAATTAGTGAATTGTCAAAAGGGAATCAACAAAAGATTCAATTTATTGCATCGATCATTCATGGACCCAAGCTTGTCATTTTGGATGAACCATTCTCTGGGCTAGACCCGATTAATGCGAATCAACTAAAAGAAGCAATTCTTTTTTTGAAGGAAAATAGTGCTACGATAATTTTCAGCTCTCATCAAATGGCAAACGTAGAAGAAATCTGTGAAAACATTTGTATGATGAAAAAGGGTGAGGTTCTTTTAGAAGGAAATTTAAAAGAAATCAAAGATGAAACGGATAAAAGAAAAGTGATTGTTCAGGCTGATTTTGACAGAGAAATATTAAAACAAGATTTTGAAATAGAATCGTATAAAGAAGAAAATGGTGTTATTTCTTTTTATGTAAAAGATGAATGTACTGCGAAGAAAATTCAAAAATTTATTTTTCAATCAGAAAATATTCAGCAATTCAGAATTGAGCCAATTTCGTTAAATGATATTTTTCTAGAAAGAGTGGGTGAGTAA
- the rpmB gene encoding 50S ribosomal protein L28: MAKVCYFTGRKTSSGNNRSHAMNSTKRTVKPNLQKVRVLIDGKPKKVWVSTRALKSGKIERV; encoded by the coding sequence ATGGCAAAAGTATGTTACTTCACTGGTCGTAAGACTTCAAGTGGTAATAACCGTTCACATGCGATGAACTCAACAAAACGCACTGTGAAACCTAACTTACAAAAAGTTCGCGTATTAATCGATGGTAAACCTAAAAAAGTTTGGGTGTCAACTCGTGCTTTGAAATCTGGTAAAATCGAACGTGTTTAA
- a CDS encoding thiamine diphosphokinase, giving the protein MSRVLLVAGGNPSDWPTIEPATYDYFVGIDRGCLHLLEADLPLQLAVGDFDSLSREEYHFVQETAETLIQAPAEKDDTDTQLALQEALQRFPQAEMTIIGATGGRIDHLLANLWLPFEPRFQGVLRQIRLCDRQNSIQYYAPGSYIVPKEPDKEYLAYCCLTPVENLTLRRSKYLLTNQDVPYPTSYASNEFIEEAAAFSFDAGMIAVIQSKDK; this is encoded by the coding sequence ATGAGTCGTGTCTTACTGGTAGCTGGGGGCAATCCAAGTGATTGGCCAACCATTGAACCAGCTACGTATGATTATTTCGTAGGTATTGATCGCGGCTGTCTCCATTTATTAGAGGCCGATTTACCGTTACAATTAGCGGTGGGCGATTTTGATTCATTATCACGAGAAGAATACCATTTTGTCCAAGAAACTGCCGAAACACTCATTCAAGCACCTGCTGAAAAAGATGATACAGATACACAATTAGCGCTTCAAGAAGCTTTACAACGATTTCCACAAGCAGAGATGACGATTATCGGTGCGACAGGGGGCAGAATTGACCACCTGTTAGCCAATCTTTGGTTACCCTTTGAACCACGATTTCAAGGCGTACTTCGCCAAATCCGTCTATGCGATCGTCAAAATAGCATCCAGTATTACGCCCCTGGTTCGTATATCGTACCAAAAGAGCCAGATAAAGAATATCTGGCATACTGCTGTTTGACGCCTGTAGAAAACTTGACGCTACGACGCAGTAAATATTTATTAACCAATCAAGATGTTCCTTACCCAACATCGTATGCAAGTAATGAATTTATCGAAGAAGCCGCTGCTTTTTCCTTCGATGCAGGGATGATTGCAGTTATTCAAAGTAAAGACAAGTAA